The proteins below are encoded in one region of Streptomyces roseirectus:
- a CDS encoding AI-2E family transporter — translation MASTEETGRLAPQTPSSGAATPPAEPPADGRDAAGERMPRWLPRAMALALALIGVFQLGTWAFHELLGLLINILIAFFLALAVEPAVSWMASYGMRRGLATFLVFFGLLIAVAGFITLLGSMLAGQIVKMVDGFPQYLDSVIHWVNTTFHTELKRVDIQEGLLHSDWLKKYAQNSAAGVLDVSTQVLGGLFQLLTIALFSFYFAADGPRLRRGLCSVLPPAKQAEVLRAWEIAVDKTGGYLYSRGLMALISGVAHYILLQVLEIPYAPVLGLWVGVVSQFIPTLGTYLAGALPMLIAFTVDPWYALWVLVFVVVYQQFENYMLQPKLTSRTVDIHPAVAFGSVIAGTALLGAVGALISIPAVATLQAFLGAYVKRYDVTDDPRVQGRPRRESTTRLRDVWGRLGERARGVRGR, via the coding sequence GTGGCATCGACTGAGGAGACCGGGCGGCTCGCCCCGCAGACACCATCGTCCGGCGCGGCGACGCCGCCCGCGGAGCCGCCGGCCGACGGCAGGGACGCGGCGGGGGAGCGCATGCCGCGGTGGCTGCCGCGCGCGATGGCGCTCGCGCTGGCCCTCATCGGCGTGTTCCAGCTGGGCACCTGGGCGTTCCACGAACTGCTCGGGCTGCTGATCAACATCCTCATCGCGTTCTTCCTCGCGCTCGCCGTCGAACCCGCCGTCAGCTGGATGGCGTCCTACGGGATGCGCCGGGGGCTCGCGACGTTCCTGGTCTTCTTCGGGCTGCTGATCGCCGTGGCCGGGTTCATCACGCTCCTCGGGTCGATGCTCGCGGGGCAGATCGTCAAGATGGTCGACGGGTTTCCCCAGTACCTCGACTCGGTCATCCACTGGGTCAACACGACGTTCCACACCGAGTTGAAACGGGTGGACATCCAGGAGGGGCTGCTGCACTCCGACTGGCTGAAGAAGTACGCGCAGAACAGCGCGGCCGGGGTGCTCGACGTCTCCACGCAGGTGCTCGGCGGGCTCTTCCAACTGCTGACGATCGCCCTGTTCTCGTTCTACTTCGCCGCCGACGGGCCCCGGCTGCGGCGGGGGCTGTGCTCGGTGCTGCCGCCGGCCAAGCAGGCGGAGGTGCTGCGGGCCTGGGAGATCGCCGTTGACAAGACCGGGGGATACCTCTACTCGCGCGGGCTGATGGCGCTGATCTCCGGGGTCGCGCACTACATACTGCTCCAGGTCCTGGAGATCCCGTACGCGCCCGTGCTCGGTCTGTGGGTCGGGGTTGTCTCGCAGTTCATCCCCACGCTCGGCACGTACCTCGCGGGGGCGCTGCCCATGCTGATCGCGTTCACCGTCGATCCCTGGTACGCGCTGTGGGTGCTGGTGTTCGTGGTCGTGTACCAGCAGTTCGAGAACTACATGCTCCAGCCGAAGCTGACGTCCCGGACGGTGGACATCCATCCCGCGGTCGCCTTCGGGTCCGTGATCGCCGGGACCGCGTTGCTGGGAGCCGTGGGGGCGCTGATCTCGATCCCCGCGGTGGCGACGCTCCAGGCGTTCCTCGGGGCGTATGTGAAGCGGTACGACGTGACGGACGATCCGCGGGTGCAGGGGCGGCCCCGGCGGGAGAGCACGACCCGGCTGCGGGATGTGTGGGGGCGGCTCGGGGAGCGTGCGCGGGGGGTTCGGGGGCGGTAG
- a CDS encoding DUF3046 domain-containing protein, protein MRLTVFWQRMAEHFGAGYSETFARDHVMAELGGRTVHEALTAGWDAKDVWRVVCAVMNVPHEKR, encoded by the coding sequence ATGCGGTTGACGGTCTTCTGGCAGCGGATGGCGGAGCATTTCGGGGCGGGGTACTCCGAGACCTTCGCGCGGGATCACGTGATGGCGGAACTCGGCGGGCGGACGGTGCACGAGGCGCTGACGGCCGGCTGGGACGCGAAGGACGTGTGGCGTGTCGTGTGCGCGGTGATGAACGTTCCGCACGAGAAACGCTGA